A genomic segment from Syntrophorhabdaceae bacterium encodes:
- a CDS encoding RluA family pseudouridine synthase codes for MDETRFTIIVNGEGKRIDLFLSEKLSITRTKVKNMIEAGHVRVDGKPPKPSAKLKKGTLLEGEMEQEEPLTLTPESIPLDILYEDPYLLAINKPKDMVVHPSPGHWSGTLVNAILGYMGGVIPFLANGEEEEDENSEGEGEATEFPPIFFRPGIVHRLDKGTTGVIIIAKDGKTGEQLSSLFKNREITKTYRAIAEGTPVKSEGTIKGAIGRHPVDRKKMAVLKDKGREAETGYKVLKKLKGFSYVEAYPKTGRTHQIRVHLASIGHPVVGDDAYGKKARSLADRPLLHAYSITFIHPATGEKLVVTAPVPEDMEEFITSHEI; via the coding sequence ATGGATGAGACGCGGTTCACCATAATCGTAAATGGGGAAGGCAAGAGGATCGACCTCTTTCTTTCGGAAAAGCTTTCCATTACAAGGACCAAGGTCAAGAACATGATAGAGGCCGGCCACGTGCGCGTGGACGGCAAACCTCCGAAGCCCTCGGCGAAATTGAAAAAAGGCACCCTCCTTGAGGGTGAGATGGAGCAGGAAGAGCCCCTTACCCTCACCCCCGAGTCCATCCCCCTCGACATCCTCTATGAAGATCCTTATCTCCTCGCCATAAACAAGCCTAAGGACATGGTGGTCCACCCTTCGCCGGGTCACTGGTCGGGGACCCTCGTAAATGCCATACTCGGCTACATGGGGGGAGTGATCCCTTTTCTCGCGAACGGGGAAGAGGAAGAAGATGAAAATAGCGAAGGGGAGGGCGAAGCAACGGAATTCCCCCCGATTTTCTTTCGGCCCGGCATCGTCCACAGGCTCGATAAAGGCACCACGGGCGTCATAATTATCGCCAAGGACGGAAAGACCGGCGAGCAGCTCTCCTCCCTTTTCAAGAACCGTGAGATCACCAAGACTTACCGGGCGATTGCGGAAGGTACGCCGGTAAAGAGCGAGGGGACGATAAAGGGCGCCATCGGCCGTCACCCCGTGGACCGGAAAAAGATGGCGGTCCTGAAGGATAAGGGGAGAGAGGCGGAGACAGGATACAAGGTGCTCAAAAAATTGAAAGGCTTCTCCTATGTAGAGGCATACCCGAAGACAGGGAGGACCCATCAGATACGGGTCCACCTCGCCAGTATCGGGCATCCCGTGGTGGGTGACGACGCATACGGGAAAAAAGCCCGGAGCCTGGCGGACCGGCCCCTCCTTCACGCCTATTCGATAACGTTTATCCATCCCGCGACCGGTGAAAAGCTTGTCGTTACCGCTCCGGTGCCCGAGGATATGGAGGAGTTCATTACATCCCATGAAATTTGA
- the pgeF gene encoding peptidoglycan editing factor PgeF: MKFEVREKSGWTYYCAPDLEERGVGHGFFTSLTPSYIMEGEERQKFLTAFGLRDLVILKQEHGDEVHLVQRGERPLSGDGIILLEKRVAGIIKTADCLPVILAEPQFPVAAIVHAGWRGTALGIAGKAVRMLVQMGVERKKIIALLGPAIGTCCYEVQKDVEEVFLEKDFSPNVIHRIDGALMLDLRAANRETLARAGVEAVYEAGSCTLCSGGFHSFRGGEKVERQINFVSLGRFEV, encoded by the coding sequence ATGAAATTTGAGGTGAGGGAAAAATCAGGCTGGACCTACTATTGCGCCCCCGACCTTGAAGAAAGAGGCGTCGGCCATGGGTTTTTTACGTCCCTGACACCCTCTTATATAATGGAGGGAGAAGAGCGGCAAAAATTCCTCACCGCCTTCGGTCTTCGCGACCTCGTTATTTTGAAACAGGAGCATGGGGACGAGGTTCATCTCGTGCAAAGAGGCGAGCGCCCTTTATCGGGAGACGGCATCATCCTCCTCGAAAAGAGGGTGGCGGGGATCATCAAGACCGCGGACTGTCTCCCCGTGATACTTGCGGAGCCTCAATTTCCTGTCGCGGCCATTGTACACGCGGGCTGGCGCGGCACGGCCCTGGGGATCGCGGGCAAGGCAGTAAGGATGTTGGTTCAAATGGGCGTGGAAAGGAAGAAGATTATCGCCCTTTTAGGCCCTGCCATAGGGACGTGCTGCTACGAAGTGCAAAAGGACGTGGAAGAGGTCTTTCTGGAGAAGGACTTTTCCCCCAATGTGATCCACAGGATCGACGGTGCACTCATGCTCGATCTCAGGGCAGCGAACCGGGAGACCCTCGCACGCGCCGGCGTGGAGGCCGTCTACGAGGCCGGCTCATGCACTCTCTGCTCGGGCGGCTTCCATTCCTTCAGGGGAGGAGAAAAGGTGGAGCGCCAGATAAACTTTGTCTCCCTCGGGCGATTCGAGGTATAA
- a CDS encoding ATP-binding protein has protein sequence MRDRDKTTEQLISELEGMRRRAAEVEKLEFALRGTEAAYRETCGYAEGMMDTVREPLLVLDDQLKVLSAGRSFYETFKTTPGETVGKHIYDLGNGQWDIPELRTLLEDILPTGAKFDHYAVNHVFQTIGHKSMILNARRLYREGVGTQMVLLAIEDITDRKRAEDKIQALNQELKGHIAELEAVNGELKTFSYAVSHDLKAPLITIGGFSRRLLEKHADGLDEKGREYLKMIHASSTRMEKLIQDLLDFFSSGRRAVNLSPLKMDKMAEEVFNRLRELYPKREISLHVDAMPDMEGDEAMITQVLVNLLSNAVKYTRPREMADIHVGGRVEPERTIYFVKDNGIGFAAGDADKLFNAFERLPQGEEFEGTGLGLAIVKRIVERHGGAVWVEGRIDQGATFYFSIPR, from the coding sequence ATGAGGGATAGGGATAAGACGACAGAGCAGCTCATCAGCGAACTGGAAGGAATGCGGCGGCGAGCCGCTGAAGTGGAAAAGTTGGAATTTGCCCTCAGGGGGACTGAGGCGGCATATCGCGAGACCTGCGGATATGCCGAGGGGATGATGGACACCGTGCGCGAACCTCTTCTGGTACTGGACGATCAATTGAAGGTGCTCTCCGCCGGTCGCAGCTTTTATGAGACCTTCAAGACAACTCCGGGTGAGACGGTAGGAAAACACATTTACGACCTCGGAAACGGACAGTGGGACATACCTGAGCTCCGTACGCTGCTCGAGGATATTCTTCCAACGGGTGCCAAATTCGATCACTATGCGGTCAACCACGTATTTCAGACCATCGGACATAAATCCATGATCCTCAACGCTCGCAGGCTCTACCGGGAAGGTGTCGGCACACAGATGGTTCTCCTCGCCATCGAAGACATCACCGACCGGAAGCGGGCAGAGGACAAGATCCAGGCCCTCAATCAGGAGCTTAAGGGGCACATTGCGGAGCTTGAGGCCGTAAACGGAGAACTGAAAACCTTCAGCTATGCCGTTTCTCATGACCTGAAGGCGCCCCTTATCACTATCGGGGGTTTTTCCCGCAGGCTCCTGGAGAAACATGCCGACGGCCTTGATGAGAAAGGCCGGGAATACCTTAAGATGATTCACGCGAGCAGCACGCGGATGGAGAAACTTATTCAGGATTTGCTCGACTTCTTCAGCTCAGGAAGGAGGGCCGTAAACCTCTCGCCCCTCAAAATGGATAAAATGGCAGAAGAAGTCTTTAACCGACTCAGGGAATTGTACCCGAAACGAGAAATAAGCCTCCACGTTGATGCGATGCCGGATATGGAAGGCGACGAAGCAATGATTACGCAAGTCTTGGTCAACCTCCTGAGTAATGCCGTCAAATATACCCGGCCGAGGGAGATGGCGGACATTCACGTGGGCGGACGGGTTGAGCCGGAAAGAACCATCTATTTCGTGAAAGATAATGGTATCGGATTCGCCGCGGGCGATGCCGATAAGCTCTTTAATGCGTTCGAACGACTCCCCCAGGGTGAAGAGTTCGAAGGGACCGGTCTCGGTCTGGCTATTGTGAAGCGAATTGTCGAACGCCATGGCGGAGCAGTATGGGTCGAGGGAAGGATTGACCAGGGGGCTACGTTCTATTTTTCGATTCCCCGATGA
- the selA gene encoding L-seryl-tRNA(Sec) selenium transferase produces the protein MNELLRRIPKVDDLFKVPGWVEIVRIYPEGLAKDVLRDCLDRLRAGIKNGNLTAVPPVEAVLDEVRAEVARRSAPSLKRVINATGVIIHTNLGRSLLPASAVKAITNAAGRYVNLEYDLAEGARGDRYEHCTFILRKLTGCENALVVNNNAAAVILVLNTLAEGREVVISRGELVEIGGSFRIPEVMKKSGAVLREVGTTNRTYKEDFERAIGGETALLMKAHTSNFRIKGFVREIGVDELAELGRTHDVPTYFDAGSGLLMPLKELGISGEPLIREDLAKGMDVISFSGDKLPGAPQAGIIIGKDEYIRAIRKNPLARALRADKLTLAGLEATLLLYLDGEKAKAEVPTLQMLHMDEETLRRRASRIVRILKGRLTGSSVEPAGMFSEVGGGTLPDVYIPSFGIVLKPEGISASRLEERLRCLEIPIIARIEKEAVLLDLRCVLKDEEPVLISGIVSALANG, from the coding sequence ATGAACGAGTTGCTCCGGCGAATACCTAAGGTCGACGATCTGTTCAAGGTCCCGGGATGGGTCGAGATTGTGCGCATCTATCCTGAGGGGCTGGCGAAGGACGTGCTGCGGGATTGTCTTGACCGGCTTCGGGCCGGGATAAAGAACGGCAACCTGACTGCGGTCCCGCCTGTCGAGGCGGTGCTCGATGAGGTCCGGGCCGAGGTGGCGCGCCGCTCGGCGCCGAGTCTCAAACGGGTGATCAACGCCACGGGGGTGATAATTCACACCAATCTCGGCAGGTCTCTTTTGCCTGCCTCCGCCGTGAAAGCAATTACGAACGCGGCGGGACGGTACGTGAACCTCGAGTACGATCTCGCCGAAGGCGCGCGGGGCGACCGGTACGAGCACTGTACCTTTATTTTAAGGAAGCTCACCGGATGCGAGAACGCCCTGGTGGTGAATAACAACGCGGCGGCAGTGATCCTTGTGCTCAATACCCTGGCGGAGGGGCGGGAGGTAGTCATTTCGCGGGGCGAGCTGGTCGAGATAGGCGGCTCGTTCCGTATTCCCGAGGTGATGAAGAAGAGCGGCGCTGTGCTCAGGGAAGTGGGCACCACCAACAGAACCTACAAGGAAGATTTCGAACGGGCCATAGGCGGTGAGACGGCCTTACTCATGAAGGCCCATACAAGTAATTTCAGGATCAAGGGTTTTGTCCGGGAGATCGGGGTGGACGAGCTTGCCGAGCTGGGGCGCACGCACGATGTCCCTACCTACTTCGACGCGGGAAGCGGTCTTCTCATGCCCCTGAAGGAGCTGGGGATTTCCGGCGAGCCCCTCATCAGGGAGGACCTCGCGAAAGGGATGGATGTCATATCCTTTAGCGGGGATAAATTGCCCGGCGCTCCCCAGGCGGGAATCATCATCGGAAAGGACGAATATATCAGGGCGATCAGAAAGAACCCCCTTGCCCGGGCGTTGAGAGCGGATAAGCTCACCCTCGCGGGGCTCGAAGCAACCCTCCTTCTTTATCTGGACGGAGAGAAGGCAAAGGCGGAGGTCCCGACCTTGCAGATGCTTCACATGGACGAGGAGACCCTGAGAAGGAGGGCCTCCCGTATAGTCAGGATCCTTAAGGGCCGCCTTACGGGGTCCTCCGTGGAGCCGGCAGGCATGTTCTCCGAAGTGGGGGGCGGCACCCTGCCGGATGTCTATATCCCTTCTTTTGGTATTGTCCTGAAACCTGAGGGCATCAGCGCGTCCCGGCTTGAAGAGCGTTTGCGTTGCCTCGAGATCCCCATTATTGCACGAATCGAAAAGGAAGCGGTCCTTCTCGACCTGAGGTGCGTGCTCAAGGATGAGGAGCCGGTCCTGATCTCGGGCATCGTCTCCGCCCTCGCGAATGGATGA
- a CDS encoding YwbE family protein codes for MRSDIQRGTKVAIVLKKDQRTGTLTNGTVKDILTKSAHHPHGIKVRLENGEIGRVKKIFP; via the coding sequence ATGCGATCTGACATTCAACGGGGAACAAAAGTGGCAATCGTCCTCAAGAAAGATCAGCGCACCGGCACGCTGACTAATGGAACCGTAAAGGATATTCTGACCAAATCAGCGCACCATCCTCATGGGATAAAAGTCCGTTTGGAAAACGGAGAAATAGGGCGGGTAAAGAAGATCTTTCCCTGA
- a CDS encoding RNA polymerase factor sigma-32, whose translation MTHLHDVDVDEGAVESKKDLPVVFDPLKAYLKEISAHPVLSREEELETTRLIHEQGDREAAQRLALSNLRLVVKISLGYYNSYLNILDMIQEGNIGLLRAVQKYNPYKGTKFSSYASFWIRAYILKYIMESWSLVKVGTTQAERRLFYGLNKERRNLESLGIDPSLERLSSDLGVKEKEVVEMTRRLGNSDVSLDAPLADDSNHTMLDTLAHDDNIEEVVSRNQESEAFSQKVVEFRNKLNERDAFILDRRLLAEEPETLQELGERFNISRERVRQLEIRIMGRLKTSFRKERAAFGM comes from the coding sequence ATGACTCATTTACACGATGTGGATGTGGACGAAGGCGCGGTAGAATCAAAGAAGGATCTTCCCGTCGTTTTCGACCCCTTGAAAGCATACCTTAAGGAAATATCGGCCCATCCCGTGCTCTCGAGAGAAGAGGAGCTCGAGACCACGCGCCTCATACATGAACAAGGCGACCGGGAGGCTGCACAGAGGCTCGCCCTCTCGAACCTCAGGCTCGTGGTCAAGATATCGCTGGGATATTATAATTCTTACCTCAATATCCTGGATATGATCCAGGAAGGAAACATCGGTCTTCTTCGGGCGGTGCAGAAATATAACCCCTATAAGGGCACGAAGTTCTCCTCCTATGCGTCATTCTGGATAAGGGCCTATATCCTGAAATATATTATGGAATCCTGGAGCCTCGTAAAAGTCGGGACCACCCAGGCGGAAAGAAGGCTGTTTTACGGCCTCAACAAGGAAAGGAGAAACCTTGAATCCCTCGGCATCGATCCGTCCCTCGAGCGCCTTTCGAGCGATCTTGGGGTAAAGGAGAAAGAAGTCGTGGAGATGACCCGCAGGCTCGGCAATTCGGACGTGTCCCTGGACGCCCCCCTTGCCGACGATAGCAATCACACCATGCTGGACACCCTGGCCCATGACGACAATATCGAGGAAGTGGTAAGCAGGAATCAGGAATCGGAGGCGTTTTCGCAGAAGGTCGTAGAATTCAGAAACAAACTCAATGAAAGGGATGCCTTCATATTAGACCGTCGCCTCCTCGCCGAAGAGCCCGAAACACTCCAGGAGCTGGGGGAGCGGTTCAACATCTCCCGTGAAAGGGTAAGACAGCTGGAGATCAGGATAATGGGCCGCCTGAAGACAAGCTTCAGAAAAGAAAGGGCAGCCTTCGGAATGTGA
- a CDS encoding c-type cytochrome encodes MSRKICQLVVCVMILAFVAPAFAYTTDQASNGKVLYGKNCAVCHGANGEGGTVPEQFGKKLAGKKTSPVAGPGYLPKMKTAGQAYEFASKNMPANKPGSLKSNEYLDIIAFALQANGIQPDGEPLTPASAEKIKLAGGAK; translated from the coding sequence ATGTCACGTAAAATCTGCCAATTGGTTGTATGTGTAATGATTCTGGCTTTTGTGGCGCCGGCTTTTGCCTATACCACCGATCAGGCGTCAAATGGAAAGGTACTTTATGGTAAAAATTGTGCCGTGTGCCATGGGGCCAATGGCGAGGGCGGTACGGTTCCCGAACAATTCGGTAAAAAACTTGCAGGTAAAAAGACTTCTCCTGTAGCTGGTCCGGGATATCTGCCGAAAATGAAGACGGCGGGTCAGGCATATGAATTTGCAAGCAAGAATATGCCTGCCAACAAGCCGGGCAGCCTGAAGAGCAACGAGTATCTCGACATCATCGCTTTTGCCCTCCAGGCCAATGGCATTCAGCCTGACGGCGAGCCCCTGACCCCGGCTTCGGCCGAGAAGATAAAACTGGCAGGTGGGGCGAAATAG